GCGGCGCGCGGCCGCTCTCCGGCACCTCCGGGATCCGAACGTGGACGCCGAGCGCCTCCAGCACGCGCACCGCGGCCTTCCCGCGGTCGACCTGCACGTGGTCGGTGTACGGGTCGGCGTAGAGCACCGCCTCGCGGTCGGCGTCGCCCGCCGGGACGGCAGCGCCCCCGCGGGCGTCGAACCACGCGCGGAGCGTCTGCCGCTCGAATCTCGGCAGGTCGCGCCGGCGGTCGATGCCGAGGACGCGCTCCGCGAGCGCCCGCGCGGGGCCGGCGTTCGCCACCCAGTTCGAGAGCGGCGCGGTGGCGCTGCCGAGCCTGGCGACGGTCCCGAAGTTGCCGAAGAAGCGCTTGCCGAGGTCCATCCCGCCGGGTTCGGCGTCGGGGGTGAGCCCCTCGACCAGCCAGTCGAGTTCGGCGTCCTCGCCGCGGTTGATCCGGTCGCGGACGACCGTGTTGATCCACGGGATGTCGATCTTGACGGGGCAGGCGTTGACACAGCGACTACAGCCCGTACAGAGGTCGTTGAACTCCGCTGCGCTGTCGAGGCCGTGGACACCCGCCTCCCAGCCGGTGGCGATGCCGCCCGTGTACGTCTCGCCGCCGAAGGCGTGGCCGCCGACGTGCTGGAAGTTCGCGCACGTGTTCGCACAGGCTCCACAGCGGATGCAGTAGAGCGTCTCGCGGAGCTGTGGGTCCTCGCGCATCTCCATCCGGCCGTTGTCGACGAGGACGAGGTGGAAGTCGCGGTCGCCCTCGGCCTCCGACAGGGGAACGTCCGACTCGAAGTCGAGCGGCGGCGAGTCGACAGGCGGCGAGAGCATCGTGAGGTACTGGGGGAACTCCTGGCCCGTCGCGGCCCGTCCGATGAGTTCCGTGAAGGGCGCGAGGTCGTCGATGGACGGGAGGATCTTCTCGACGCCGGCGACGGCGACGTGCGTGTCCGGCGTGACGGCGCTCTTCCGGGCGTTGCCCTCGTTCGTCACGAGCACGACGGTGCCGCTGTCGGCCAGCACGAAGTTCGCGCCGGTCATCCCGACGTCCGCCTCGACGATGTACTCGAGCAGGTAGTCCCGCGCGAAGTTCGTCAACTCCTCGGCGGTCTCGAGCGGTTCGTCGGGCTCGAAGTGCGCGTTGAACAGCTCCGCGATGGCCGCCGTCGACTTGTGGAGCGACGGTCCGACGAGGTGCGAGGGGGCCTCGCCGGCCACCTGTATGACGAACTCGCCGAGGTCCGTCTCGTAGACGTCGACGCCGGCGGTCTCGAGCGCCTCGTTTACCTCCAGTTCTTCGGAGGTCATCGACTTGCTCTTGACGAGCGTCTCCGCGCCCTTCTCGGCGGTCACCTCCGTGATGTACCGGTTGGCGTCCGCCGCGTCCTCGGCGACGTAGACGGTCCCGCCGTTGGCCTCGACGCTCTCTCTGACCCGGTCTATCAGCTCCGGGAGGCGCTCGATGGCGTCCTCCTTTATGGCCCGGGCGGCCTCGCGGCTCGCCTCGTAGCGCTCGAACCGCTCGATGGCGTCGTAGCGCTGGCGGTTCATGTGGGTGGTGTTCTCCCGGATGGCGTCCCGTTCGGTCTCCAGGAGGTGACGGATCCGCTCCGCCTTGAGCCGTCGCTCTGCGCTCATCGGTCCTCCACGACGACGACGTGGACCTGTTTCGGACCGTGGACCCCCGAGACCAGCGCGCCCATGTCGCCGGTGGAACTCGCTCCCGTCGCGAAGACGACGCTCCCGGGTTCGGCGTCGAACTCCTCCGCCACGCGGTCGAGGCCCGCCTGTACGTCGGCGACGACGTCGCTCTCCCGGACGACGGCGACGTGCCGCTCGGGGTAGAGGCTCACCGGCTCGGTCCCCTTCGCGTCCGAGGGGATCGCGAGCGTCCCGTAGGAGGCGATGCCCGTCGTGACGCCCGCGACGCCCGTCGTCGCCTCGAGTAGTTCCGCCGGCGTCGGGTCGACGGTGACGGGGGCGTCGCCGAAGTCGAGTCCCCACTCCGAGAGGTCGGTGGCGACGGCCGGTTCGACGACGGCGTCGGCCACCGCGTCGGCGAACCCCTCCGTCGTCGTCCTGGTCCAGCTGGACCCCTGTCGCTGCAACGAGGCTTCGAACTCCGTTCGGGGCTGGGCGGTCATGACAGAATCCACCGAGCCGATACGGTTAACGTTTGCCCGTTCCGGACGCCGGGGCCGCCCCCGGCGTCACTCCTCGAACAGTCCCGCGGGGGTCGAGACGACCGCGTCCGGCTCGGGGCCGTCGTCCTCCTCGCGGGCGTGTTCGGTGACGAGGACGCTCTCGATGCCGGCAGCGCGCGCCCCCGCGACGTCGGCGGTCCGCGAGTCGCCCACCATGACGACGCGGCCGTCGAGTCCCGACAGCGCCCGCTCGAACAGCGCCGACCGGGGTTTGCCGACGACGGTCGGCTCCCGCCCCGTGGCGGTGCGCAGGGCGGCCACCAGCGCGCCGGTTCCGGGCGCGACGCCCCCCTCGGTCGGGTAGGTCGCGTCGTCGTTGGCGGCGACGAACGCCGCGCCGTCGCGGACGAGGCGGGTCGCCGTCGCCAGGTCGTCGTACGTCGCCGACCGGTCGAGTCCCACCGCGACGGCGTCGACGGCGACGGCTTCCCCGTCGACGGGCTCCAGGCCGTGGCGGCGCAGTTCCTCGGCCAGGCCGTCGCCGCCCAGGACGTACGCCGACTCCGCCCCCGCGTCGGCGAGGTGGGCGGCCGTCTCCGAGGCGGCGGTGAACAGCTCCGCCGTGCGCGCCTCGATCCCGAGTCCGCGGAGGTGCCCGCAGATCGCCTCGCGGGTCGACCGGGAGTTGTTCGTCACGAAGCGGATCGGGACCCCGCGGTCGCGGAGGCGGTCGAGCGTCTCGACGGCACCCGTCACGGGGCGGTCGCCGACGACGACGACGCCGTCGAGGTCGAACAGGAACGCGTCGTATCGTTCTGCGAGCATCGACCGATGGGTTCGCCGCCGCCGACCTTCAGTCCCCCGTTCGTTTCGCGTCGTTCGACGGACACTCCCGGCATACTTTTAGGTTCGACCGCCCCGAGGGGAGGACGATGCGAATCAGCGAGCTAGAGATCCACGAGTTCACCTACGAACTCGACGACGTGGGAACCCGACACGGCCACCAGGGGTACGCCCCGGGAGAGACGCTCGAACCGCCGGGATTCGTGCTGACGATACGGACCGCCGACGGCCTCGAGGGCCACTACCGCGGCTTCTACTTCGTCCCGCCGATGCTGGCGCAGATCCGGATGGCGTCGGCCGACCTGCTCGACCGCGACCCGCTCGAACGCGAGGAGGTCTGGCAGGACCTCTGGAAGGCGCTGCGTCACCTCGACCACGTCGGGATGGGGCCGATCGACGTCGCGCTGTGGGACCTCGCGGGGAACCACTACGGAGCGTCGGTCGCAGAACTCCTCGGCGGGACGAGCGAGCCGGTGCCGGCGTACGCCTCGACGTTCATGGCCGACGACGAGGGCGGGCTGGACTCGCCGGCGGCGTACGCCGACTTCGCCGAGACGTGTCTCGACGCCGGCTACCCGGCCTACAAGCTGCACGCCTTCGGCGACCCCGATCGGGACGTCGCCGCCTGCCGCGCGGTCGCCGAGCGCGTCGGCGACGAGATGGACCTGATGCTCGACCCCGCGAGCGAGTACGACACCTACGCCGACGCCCTCCGGGTCGGGCGCGTTCTCGACGAACTCGACTTCTTCTGGTACGAGGACCCGATGGCCGACGGCGGCGAGAGCACGGAGATGAACCGCCAGCTCGCCCGCGACCTCGACACGCCCGTCCTCGGCGTCGAACACGTCCGCGGCGGGCCGTTCACCCGGGCGAACCACCTCGCCGGCGAGGCGCTCGACCTCGTCCGCGCCGACGCCCACCTCGACGGCGGCATCACCGGCGCGATGAAGATCGCCGCCGTCGCCGAGTCGTTCGGCCGCGACGTCGAACTCCACGTCGGCGGGCCGGCGCACCTCCACTGTATGAGCGCCATCCGCAACACGAACTACTACGAGCACGGACTCCTCCACCCGGCGGGCATCGAGTGGATGAGCGCACAGGGGTTCGTCGAGTCCCCCGAGCGGGTGAACGACGACGGCACCGTCCCGATCCCGGACGGTCCCGGTCTCGGCGTCGAGGTCGACTGGGACTTCGTCGAGGCGCGCCTGACGAACCACGAGGTAATCGACGAACCCCTCGTGAGCGGTCTCGCCTAGCGCGAGCGGCCCGCCGGTATCCCCCGAGGACGCCGAACGCCGGCGTCACGTCGAGCCCCGGTCGATCGGAACCCTCGCCGCGGCCGCCCTCGGCGGCGAAGCCCTCCTCGCCGCCTCGCTACCGGGCCGCCCGGACTCAGAGCCTCGACCGCCGCGAGCGCACCCGGTAGCCGCCGTAGCCGAGCGCGATCGCGGCGACGACGCCGAAGATCAGCGCGTAGAACGTCTCTGCGGTGTTCGGCCAGACGCCCTCGGTGAAGAAGAAGTAGCCGGCGAGGAGCAGGGTGCCGACGCCGACCAGCCAGGCCGGCCACGCCCCCGTGGCGGTTCGCAACCAGCTCTCCTCGGGCGCGGGGGTCGGCCCGCCCCCGCTCTCGTCCCGTTCGCGGATCGGGTGATCGTCCATGATCGGATCGCCTCGGGGAATTACTGTCAGCCGAGCCACTAATAGCTAGGGGTCCGGGCGGTGGGCGGCGTCGGCGT
The window above is part of the Halomarina pelagica genome. Proteins encoded here:
- a CDS encoding enolase C-terminal domain-like protein, translating into MRISELEIHEFTYELDDVGTRHGHQGYAPGETLEPPGFVLTIRTADGLEGHYRGFYFVPPMLAQIRMASADLLDRDPLEREEVWQDLWKALRHLDHVGMGPIDVALWDLAGNHYGASVAELLGGTSEPVPAYASTFMADDEGGLDSPAAYADFAETCLDAGYPAYKLHAFGDPDRDVAACRAVAERVGDEMDLMLDPASEYDTYADALRVGRVLDELDFFWYEDPMADGGESTEMNRQLARDLDTPVLGVEHVRGGPFTRANHLAGEALDLVRADAHLDGGITGAMKIAAVAESFGRDVELHVGGPAHLHCMSAIRNTNYYEHGLLHPAGIEWMSAQGFVESPERVNDDGTVPIPDGPGLGVEVDWDFVEARLTNHEVIDEPLVSGLA
- a CDS encoding LUD domain-containing protein yields the protein MSAERRLKAERIRHLLETERDAIRENTTHMNRQRYDAIERFERYEASREAARAIKEDAIERLPELIDRVRESVEANGGTVYVAEDAADANRYITEVTAEKGAETLVKSKSMTSEELEVNEALETAGVDVYETDLGEFVIQVAGEAPSHLVGPSLHKSTAAIAELFNAHFEPDEPLETAEELTNFARDYLLEYIVEADVGMTGANFVLADSGTVVLVTNEGNARKSAVTPDTHVAVAGVEKILPSIDDLAPFTELIGRAATGQEFPQYLTMLSPPVDSPPLDFESDVPLSEAEGDRDFHLVLVDNGRMEMREDPQLRETLYCIRCGACANTCANFQHVGGHAFGGETYTGGIATGWEAGVHGLDSAAEFNDLCTGCSRCVNACPVKIDIPWINTVVRDRINRGEDAELDWLVEGLTPDAEPGGMDLGKRFFGNFGTVARLGSATAPLSNWVANAGPARALAERVLGIDRRRDLPRFERQTLRAWFDARGGAAVPAGDADREAVLYADPYTDHVQVDRGKAAVRVLEALGVHVRIPEVPESGRAPLSQGMVATAGERASEVYRSLVEHVDAGRDVVVIEPSDLAMFRQEYEKFLPEASFERLGEASYEVMEYVYGLLGEGADAGELADGRGEAVAYHSHCQQRTLGLDAYTEAVLDDLGFDVVTSSVECCGMAGSFGYKSEYYELSMDVGGDLQSEFAAHPDREIVASGTSCIEQLDALFDDGTRHPVELLDPGR
- a CDS encoding LUD domain-containing protein codes for the protein MTAQPRTEFEASLQRQGSSWTRTTTEGFADAVADAVVEPAVATDLSEWGLDFGDAPVTVDPTPAELLEATTGVAGVTTGIASYGTLAIPSDAKGTEPVSLYPERHVAVVRESDVVADVQAGLDRVAEEFDAEPGSVVFATGASSTGDMGALVSGVHGPKQVHVVVVEDR
- a CDS encoding HAD-IIA family hydrolase, which translates into the protein MLAERYDAFLFDLDGVVVVGDRPVTGAVETLDRLRDRGVPIRFVTNNSRSTREAICGHLRGLGIEARTAELFTAASETAAHLADAGAESAYVLGGDGLAEELRRHGLEPVDGEAVAVDAVAVGLDRSATYDDLATATRLVRDGAAFVAANDDATYPTEGGVAPGTGALVAALRTATGREPTVVGKPRSALFERALSGLDGRVVMVGDSRTADVAGARAAGIESVLVTEHAREEDDGPEPDAVVSTPAGLFEE